From the Solanum stenotomum isolate F172 chromosome 4, ASM1918654v1, whole genome shotgun sequence genome, one window contains:
- the LOC125862500 gene encoding 40S ribosomal protein S15a-5-like translates to MGRRILNDALRTIVNAEKRGFASTQLQPVSNVIANFLQIMKYRGYIKDFEVHDPHRVRKITVQLLGRINDCRALTYRQDIKAASMENYKTRTLPTRQWGYVVITTPNGVLDHEEAMRQNVGGQVIGYFY, encoded by the exons ATGGGCCGGCGAATATTAAACGATGCATTGCGTACAATTGTGAATGCTGAAAAGAGAGGCTTTGCTTCGACTCAGCTCCAACCTGTCTCCAATGTCATAGCTAATTTTCTGCAAATTATGAAATATCGAG GTTATATCAAAGACTTTGAAGTGCATGATCCTCATAGAGTTCGTAAGATAACTGTTCAGTTACTTGGAAGAATTAACGATTGTCGTGCTCTCACCTACAGACAAGACATCAAGGCTGCAAGTATGGAGAACTACAAGACACGCACATTACCAACTCGTCAG TGGGGCTATGTTGTTATTACAACACCAAATGGAGTTCTGGATCACGAAGAAGCAATGAGGCAAAATGTGGGTGGTCAAGTTATTGGCTACTTTTATTGA
- the LOC125862496 gene encoding 60S ribosomal protein L28-1-like, whose amino-acid sequence MTTVPGQLVWEIVKKNNAFLVKEFGNGSAGVVFSKEPNNLCNLHSYKHSGLANKKTVTIQAGGKDQSVLLATTKTKKQNKPSTLLNKSAMKKEFRRMAKAVTNQVADNYYRPDLKKAALARLSAVNRSLRVTKSGVKKRNRQS is encoded by the exons ATGACAACAGTTCCAGGGCAATTAGTGTGGGAAATCGTGAAGAAGAACAATGCATTTTTGGTAAAGGAGTTCGGTAATGGTTCCGCTGGCGTTGTGTTTAGCAAAGAGCCTAACAATCTTTGCAATCTTCACTCTTACAAGCACTCCG GCCTAGCAAACAAGAAAACTGTGACTATCCAGGCTGGAGGCAAAGATCAATCTGTGTTGCTTGCTACAACAAAGACCAAGAAACAGAACAAGCCTTCAACTTTGCTGAACAAATCTGCAATGAAGAAGGAGTTCCGCCGCATGGCCAAGGCAGTAACAAACCAG GTTGCAGACAACTATTACAGGCCAGATCTGAAGAAGGCAGCCCTTGCAAGGTTGAGTGCTGTGAACAGAAGCCTCAGGGTCACCAAGTCTGGCGTGAAGAAGAGGAACAGGCAGTCTTAG
- the LOC125862501 gene encoding uncharacterized protein LOC125862501, which yields MPFTKFLQTKNIIIYENPREIVIPPSHDVVIFILCVESIIGMLMRYCPRIMSIIPCTNSKVLQVLSVLKGCAQKQNCGKECPFNTELFHRDRILKEVISCTGTEEGMASIWHSWLKSTSLIDQVTNFMFKWEL from the exons ATGCCATTCACAAAATTCTTGCAGACAAAGAACATCATTATTTATGAAAATCCAAGAGAAATTGTTATTCCCCCAAGTCATGATGTCGTGATATTCATACTGTGTGTTGAATCGATCATTGGAATGTTAATGCGCTACTGTCCCAGgatcatgtccataattccatGTACAAATAGCAAAGTACTCCAG gTGTTGTCTGTACTAAAAGGGTGTGCACAGAAGCAGAATTGCGGTAAAGAATGTCCATTCAATACCGAGCTTTTCCACAGGGATCGTATATTAAAAGAAGTCATCAGTTGTACAGGGACAGAGGAGGGGATGGCATCCATTTGGCATTCCTGGTTGAAATCCACATCTCTAATCGACCAAGTGACTAATTTCATGTTCAAATGGGAATTATAA